In Gossypium hirsutum isolate 1008001.06 chromosome D06, Gossypium_hirsutum_v2.1, whole genome shotgun sequence, one genomic interval encodes:
- the LOC107941193 gene encoding transcription elongation factor 1 homolog, which yields MGKRKSRAKPAPKKRMDKLDTVFSCPFCNHGTSVECRLDMKNLIGEASCRICQESFSTVITALTEPIDIYSEWIDECERVNNLEEEDDGDQDEGYVPRKRVSTSEWD from the exons ATGGGAAAGAGGAAATCAAGAGCAAAGCCTGCTCCTAAGAAGCGAATGGATAAGCTTGACACTGTGTTCAGCTGCCCCTTTTGTAACCATGGAACCAGTGTTGAGTGCCGACT TGATATGAAGAACTTGATTGGCGAAGCCTCTTGCAGAATATGCCAGGAAAGCTTTAGCACTGTTATAACAG CTTTGACTGAACCAATAGACAT ATACAGTGAATGGATTGATGAATGTGAACGTGTTAACAACCTTGAAGAAGAGGATGATGGGGATCAGGATGAAGGTTATGTACCTAGAAAACGGGTTTCAACATCTGAATGGGACTAG